The sequence below is a genomic window from Citricoccus muralis.
GATCCGGGTTCCAGGGGCGAAGCGGAGGAGTCATTCGAGTCATTCGGGGGGACCATGTCCTCATGATCCACGCCCCGGTTGTGGCCAGCAGCGGCGCACGCTGTGACGAACCTGTGCGTCGTCGAGATGAGCTCACCCCCCGACATCGATGACCTTCCAGTTGGTAGGTATTCTGCAGGAGTGACTAACTCCTCCAGGGACGAGGCCTCTCGGCTCATGTCCGACGATCGCATTCGCTACCAGCCCGACCCCTCGGTGATGACCGCGCTGAAGACTCCGCGCATCCTCACCCGCGAAGTCCTCGCCGGCCTGGTTGTCGCCCTGGCGTTAATCCCGGAGGCGATCAGCTTCTCGATCATCGCCGGCGTTGACCCGAAGGTCGGCCTGTTCTCCTCGTTCATTATGGCCGTGACCATCGCCTTCACCGGCGGACGTCCGGCGATGATCTCCGCCGCCACCGGAGCGGTTGCGCTCGTCATCGCTCCCGTGGCCCGCGATTACGGGATGGACTACTTCATTGCCACCGTCCTCCTCGCGGGCGTGCTGCAGATTGTGCTCGCCGTGTGCGGGGTGGCCAAACTCATGCGATTCATCCCGCGCAGCGTCATGGTCGGCTTCGTCAACTCCCTGGCGATCCTCATCTTCATCGCCCAGCTCCCGCACCTCATTGACGTGCCCTGGCTGGTGTACCCGCTCGTCGCCGTCGGGCTGGTGATTCTGGTGGTCCTGCCGAAAATCACCCACGTCGTCCCGGCGCCGCTGGTGGCGATCGTCATCGTCACCGCCATCGTGGTGGTCTTCGCGCTGCAGGTGCCCACCGTGGGGGATCAAGGTGAACTCCCCCGCAGCCTGCCCGAGCTGTTCATCCCCAACGTCCCCCTGACCTGGGACACCCTGGCGATCATCGCCCCCTTCGCCCTGGCCATGGCGCTGGTCGGCCTCATGGAATCACTGATGACGGCGAAGCTCGTCGACGACGTCACCGACACGCACTCGAACAAAACCCGCGAATCCTGGGGGCAGGGCGTGGCCAACATCGTGTCCGGTTTCTTCGGCGGCATGGGTGGATGCGCGATGATCGGCCAGACCATGATCAACGTGAAGGCCTCCGGTGCCCGCACCCGCATCTCGACCTTCCTGGCCGGTGTGTTCCTGCTGATCCTCATCGTCGTCCTCGGTGACGTCGTCGCGATTATCCCGATGGCAGCGCTGGTCGCCGTGATGGTCATGGTCTGTGTGGGCACCTTCGATTGGCACTCCATCAAGCCCTCCACCCTGCGACGGATGCCCAAGAGCGAGACGACCGTCATGGTCATCACCGTGGCCGTCGTGGTGGCCACCCACAACCTCGCCATCGGCGTGATCGCCGGCGTGTTCGTCGCCTCCGTGATGTTCGTGCGCCGCGTCGCCCACCTCATCAACGTCCAGCGCGAGGTCACCGACCACGACGGCGTACCCGTGGCGCACTACACGGTCGAGGGGCAGCTCCTTTTCGCGTCCAGCAACGACCTCACCACCCTGTTCGACTACGCGGACGACCCCGATCGCGTGATCATCGACCTCACACGCTCCCATGTCTGGGACGCCTCCACCGTGGCAGCGCTCGACGCAATCGAGACGAAGTACGCCCGACACGGCAAAACCGCAGAATTCGTGGGCATGAACGAGTACACGACCGCGTTCCACACCCGGCTCACCGGCGAACTGGGCGGCGGAGACTGAGCCTCTCACCGGGGCCAAATACCTCCCTGGCAGTTCGCCTACCTTCCAGTTGGTAGGTAGCCTGCAGGGGTGACCTATTCCTTCATGGACGAGAGCTCTCAGCCCACCACCGACCGCCACGTCGTGAACGCCGCCCTGGAGCTGTTGCGCGACGGCGAGGTCCTCACCATCGACGCCGTCGCTCGTGCCACCGGCCTCACCAAACCCGGGGTGCTGCACCACATCGGATCCAAGCAGAATCTGATGCTGCGCGCCGTCGACGAGGTGGTGGACCGGTGGACTGTCGAGCTACGTCGCTTCCCCTCACAGATGGGGCCGGACGCGGGCGATACCCCCTTCCGTAGCACCGCCACCGCCCGGTTACGCTCCTACCTGGATTTTGCCTGCGTGCATGACTTTGACGCCTCGGATCTTGCCCTGTTCGCCGATCCCCGCCTGCGCGAGCGACTACGCGAACAGTGGGCTCAGCGCCTGCGCCCCTGGCTCGGCCCGCCCGCCGGAGAACGCAGCCCGGCCCAGGTGGCGGTGCGTCTGCTCGCGGACGGCATGTGGTTCAACGCCGCGCTGGGTACGGGCGCCGCCGACCCACAAGAAAAGGAGCAGGTGCGGGTCCTGGGACACCAGCTGCTCGACAGTGAGTCAGCAGCTGCAGCAGAAGACTCGGTAGGAGCCAGCACGCCATGACGATCGGGGCGCTCGACGACGTCGCCGAGGATGTGCCTTCGCACCGATTCAACCGCCGGGGCTGGACCTTCTTGACCGTGGCCATCGTCTGCGAGGTGGCCGGTTCGCTCTCGCTGCGCGGCGCCCTCGATCAACCCGGACTGTACCCGGTGGTCGCGCTGGCGTATGTGTGCGCGTTCGCGTGCCTCGCCCAGGTGCTGCGCACCGGGTTCGGGATCGGCATGGCCTACGGGATCTGGGGCGCCTGTGGGGTGGCGCTGACCGCACTCGGCTCGGCGGTCCTGTTTGGCGAAGTGATCTCCCCGGTGATGGCCGCCGGCATCGCGCTGGTGATTCTCGGCGTCATCTGCATCGACATCGGGGGGAGCCGCTCATGAGCGGGATCGCCGTGGCCTGGGTACTGCTGTGCGGCGCCATCGTGATGGAGGTCGCCGCCACCCTGTGTCTGAGGATGGCCGTGGCCGGGTCGCGCTGGTGGTACGTCCCCGTCGTCGTCGGTTATGCCTCCGCGTTCAGCCTGCTGAGTCTGACGCTGGCCCAGGGCATGGGGCTCGGCATGGCCTACGGTATCTGGACGGCGGCCGGGGTGGCGCTCACCGCGATCGCCGGACGTGTTCTGTTTCAGGAGCGGCTGACCTGGGTGATGACGCTCGGGATCGCGCTGATCGTCGGGGGCGTGCTGCTCATCGAGCTCGGCGCGTCCCACTGAGTGTCTCGCCGCGCGCCCCACTCCTCGCCCCGGATAGGGCATCCTGGTGATATGACCTCGCCCCGTGAAGATCCGCTCGCCCTGGAGAACCAGGTGTGCTTTGCCCTGTCGGTGGCGTCCCGCTCGGTGATCGGGGCATACCGGGAGGTGCTGGATCCGCTGCACCTGACCCACCCACAGTACCTGGTGATGCTGGCGCTGTGGCAGTCCGCCCCGATGGCGCTGAAGGACCTGGCCGCGGTGCTGCGCCAGGAGCCGGCCACCCTCTCACCGCTACTGAAGCGGCTCGAAAATCAGGGATATCTGACCCGCGAGCGCAGTACGGCCGACGAGCGCACGCTCATCGTGGAGCTCACCGAGGAGGGCCGCCAGCTGCGCGAGCGCGCCCTGGAGGTGCCCGAGATCATGCTGGACCGGCTCGGACTCGACGAGGAGGGCTTCGTCGAGCTGCACCGGACCCTGACGAGTCTGTTAGCCGGACTCGACCATGCGCAGCAGCTCCGCTGAGGGCTCGGTGCCGGCGTCGCGGTGCCCGGCCACAGTGAGTCGGGCACGCTCCTGGCGCAGCTGGGCGCGGGGGTCGATGCCGGTTTGCCGGTCCGCCGGGCCGAAAATGCTCAACACAGTGTAGAGCACGGTCCAGCGGATCCGGTACCAGCGGGATAATCCGGTGTGATCGTCACTCAGGGCGGCGGGAACGAAACCCATGGGAGCCTCCATTAGTTAGTACACTAACTATTGTAGGGCATTCCCGACGGCGACTCCGCCCCGAACCAACACGATGCCCAGTGCCAGGCAGAGGGCGACGATCGCCATAGACACGGGGCTGAAGATCGCGGCCAGGCCAAGCACCGGCAACGCGGTGATCCCGGCGACAACCAGGGTGAAGATCAGCACGATCCACAGCGGACCGAAGACGGCGTCGCGCCGCATCTGCTCCAGCTGGGACCGCCCCATGCCGATGCGCTGCAGTCCCCGGTAGAGCTCAGCGCGGTCGAGCACCTGGGCAGCCTGGGTGATCGCCACCGAACACGCAGTCAGCAGGAACGCGATCACCATGGTGAGCAGCACCCCGGTGCGTAGGTCCACGGTGAGATTCAGCTCCTCCGGGGGCAAGGGTCCGGCCGAAGCGGCATTCACCAGCGACATGCCGGCGCCGCCCACCACGCCGATGTAGGTGGTCAG
It includes:
- a CDS encoding SulP family inorganic anion transporter, which translates into the protein MSDDRIRYQPDPSVMTALKTPRILTREVLAGLVVALALIPEAISFSIIAGVDPKVGLFSSFIMAVTIAFTGGRPAMISAATGAVALVIAPVARDYGMDYFIATVLLAGVLQIVLAVCGVAKLMRFIPRSVMVGFVNSLAILIFIAQLPHLIDVPWLVYPLVAVGLVILVVLPKITHVVPAPLVAIVIVTAIVVVFALQVPTVGDQGELPRSLPELFIPNVPLTWDTLAIIAPFALAMALVGLMESLMTAKLVDDVTDTHSNKTRESWGQGVANIVSGFFGGMGGCAMIGQTMINVKASGARTRISTFLAGVFLLILIVVLGDVVAIIPMAALVAVMVMVCVGTFDWHSIKPSTLRRMPKSETTVMVITVAVVVATHNLAIGVIAGVFVASVMFVRRVAHLINVQREVTDHDGVPVAHYTVEGQLLFASSNDLTTLFDYADDPDRVIIDLTRSHVWDASTVAALDAIETKYARHGKTAEFVGMNEYTTAFHTRLTGELGGGD
- a CDS encoding TetR/AcrR family transcriptional regulator; the protein is MTYSFMDESSQPTTDRHVVNAALELLRDGEVLTIDAVARATGLTKPGVLHHIGSKQNLMLRAVDEVVDRWTVELRRFPSQMGPDAGDTPFRSTATARLRSYLDFACVHDFDASDLALFADPRLRERLREQWAQRLRPWLGPPAGERSPAQVAVRLLADGMWFNAALGTGAADPQEKEQVRVLGHQLLDSESAAAAEDSVGASTP
- a CDS encoding DMT family transporter translates to MTIGALDDVAEDVPSHRFNRRGWTFLTVAIVCEVAGSLSLRGALDQPGLYPVVALAYVCAFACLAQVLRTGFGIGMAYGIWGACGVALTALGSAVLFGEVISPVMAAGIALVILGVICIDIGGSRS
- a CDS encoding DMT family transporter, whose protein sequence is MSGIAVAWVLLCGAIVMEVAATLCLRMAVAGSRWWYVPVVVGYASAFSLLSLTLAQGMGLGMAYGIWTAAGVALTAIAGRVLFQERLTWVMTLGIALIVGGVLLIELGASH
- a CDS encoding MarR family winged helix-turn-helix transcriptional regulator, which produces MTSPREDPLALENQVCFALSVASRSVIGAYREVLDPLHLTHPQYLVMLALWQSAPMALKDLAAVLRQEPATLSPLLKRLENQGYLTRERSTADERTLIVELTEEGRQLRERALEVPEIMLDRLGLDEEGFVELHRTLTSLLAGLDHAQQLR